DNA from Nitriliruptor alkaliphilus DSM 45188:
CCTACGACCGCCTCAAGGCCGACGGGTGGCTCGAGAGCCGCCAGGGGTCGGGGACCTGGGTCCGCACCCCCGACGAGGGCGACGCCGGTCTCGACGCGGTCGCCACCGGACGCATCTTCCTGTCCGCCGGCGGCAGCGAGCAGCGCACCGGTCCGGGTGAGCACGAGGACGAGCCGCAGGACGCGGTCGTGGATCTGTCGGTCGCCGCCGTGCTGGGCTCGCGGACCGTCACCGCCACGCTGTGTTCGCTCACCCACGAGGACGTGGCCCCGCTCACGGCCCACCACGGCTACCTGCCCCAGGGCTACAGGGCCCTTCGCGACGCCGTCGCGGCGCGGTTCGACACCGACGGGCTGCCGTCCCGTGCCGAGCAGATCGTGGTCACCACGGGCGCACACCAGGGCATCTCGCTCGTGGCGCGCCAGCTCCTTCGTCCCGGGGACACGGTCCTGGTCGAGAGCCCCACCTTCCCTGGTGCCCTCGACGCGTTCCGGCGGTTCGGGGCCCGCCCGGTGCCGGTGCCCCTCGACGAGGACGGGATGCGGGTCGACCTGCTCGAGGACCTCATCGAACGGTCCGACCCGCGCCTGCTCTACGTGGCACCGCACTTCCACAACCCGACGGGGACGGTGCTACCGGCCGACCGCCGCGCCACCATCGCGGCGCTGGCGGCCGCCCACCGGCTCCCGGTGCTCGAGGACCTCGCGATGGGCGACGTGGTGCTCGACGAGGACGTCGTGCTGCCCCCGCCGATCGCGTCGTACGACGCAGCGGCTCCCATCTACACCCTCGGTTCCACGGCGAAGCTGTACTGGGCGGGCCTGCGGATCGGCTGGGTGCGCAGCCCCATGGACGCCGCCGCCCGGACCCTCGCCGTCAAGACCGTCGCCGACCTCGGCTCGCCGCTGATCAGCCAGGTACTCGCGCTGAAGCTGATCGAGCAGCGGGCGACCGTCCAGGCCGAACGACGCGCCGAACTGCGCCCCCGTCGCGACCACCTCGCATCGCTGCTGACCGAGCACCTGCCCGAGTGGGCGTTCCGGATGCCGGCGGGTGGGCTGTCGCTGTGGTGCCGCCTGCCCCGGGGCAACGCCGAGGAGTTCACCGAGCACGCCAGCCGCCACGGGGTCGTGGTCGTCCCCGGCCCGGCGTTGTCGGTCGACGAGGGCAACCGCCGCGCGCTGCGCCTCGTGTTCACCTGCCCGGAGCGGGAACTCGACGAGGGGGTGCGGCGCCTGACCCATGCCTGGGGGTCCTACAGCGCCGCCAGCGACCACCGACCGGCCAGCCGCCTGCTGGTGTGAGGAGCGGCTGCGAGCGATCCGGTCACAGTCGCCCCTCCATCACGTTCAGGATGACACCGATCGCCAGCAGGAACGCGAGCAGGAAGGCCCCGACCTTCAGCGTCGCCACCACCTGCGGCCCCACGCCGCGGGGGCTCGGCAACCGCTGGAGGTGTCGCCCACACTCGCAGCGACCATCTCCGTCGTCGTCGACGTAGGCCACGTGCCGCTCGTCGCAGGCGTACCGGGGGCGTGCGAGGAGGTCGTATCCGCAGGTCGTACAGACCTCACCGGCCCTCGGCTGCCGCTCCGCACACCGCGGGCACTGACGAGCCTGCAGCCGATCGGTGGCCACGAAAGCCGCCGCGAGGCCGAGCAGCCCGCCGTACACGAACGCGGCGCTGAGCACGTCACCGATCGTGATGGAGGTCAGCAACGCGACCGGGAGGAGGACCACCGCGGCGAGGAGGATGGGCCCCGCCCCGGCGGCCACGACCCAGCTCTTCTCGCGACGGGTCAGGGGCGCCGCACGGCGCGCGCGGGTCGGGACATCCTCCGCTGCCGCTCCGCTCACCGCTCGCCTCGTGGTCGCTGCCCCGGGTCCGAGCCGCGGAGGGTACGGGTGCCGGTCGGCAGGACGTACGTAGGTAGGGTCGTCCTCTGGCCGCCCTCCGCCGAACGGCGGCCGAGGGAGCGGCGGCGTGGGTGAGGTGCACTGGCGCGAACTGAAGCGTGAGGTGGTGGACTCCGGGTTGTGCACGGGGTGTGCTGCGTGCGTGATGGCCTGTCCGCGGGATGTGTTGGGGTACACCGAGGACTTCTTCCCGGTGCAGGTCGGTGAGGGCATGGCTCACGACCAGTGCGTGATCGGGGACAAGGGTTGTGACATCTGTACCCGGGCGTGTCCGCGGTTCCGGGACTGGGAGTCCGACCTCGACACCGAGCTGTTCGGCCGGCAGCGGACCGCCGAGGAGCCCTACGGCATCGCCCGTTCCATCCTGCTGATCCGCACCACCGACGAGGCGATCGCCAAGGTCGGCCAGGACGGCGGCCTGGTGTCCACCCTGCTGGTGTGGGGCCTTGAGACCGGACGCATCGATGGGGCGCTGACCTCCCAGATCGTGACCGACCGTGGCCCGTTCGACGCCGCCCCGACGGTGGTGACCGACCGCCAGGGGGTGCTGGCCACGGCGGGCTCGCGCTACACCTACAGCGCCAACCCGCTGGCCATGGCCGATGCCGAGGCCGCCGGGCTGAAGAACCTGGCGCTGGTGGGCATGTCGTGCCAGGCGTCGATCAACGGCAGTCTGCCGGCCTACAACGTCAACAAGTACAAGCGCAAGGTGGCGCTGACCATCGGGTTGCTGTGCTCCAAGACCTTCACCTACGAGGGCCAGCAGCAGGTCCTGGCCGACCACGGCATCGACATCGCCGAGGTGGTCAAGATCAACATCAAGGGCCGCTACCAGGTCTGGACCCGTGACGGCAGCTACCACGAGATCCCGCTCAAGCCCTTCCACGCCTACACCCGCCCGGGCTGCAAGCTGTGCCCGGACTTCGCCGCCCAGCACGCCGACATCTCCACCGGCGGGATCGGCGCGGACGACAACTGGACCCTGACCCTCGTACGCACCGGCCGCGGTGAGGAGTGGATCCAGGGGCTGCTCGACGAGGGGCTGATCGAAGCGCGCCCCGGCCAGAGCGACCAGGTCGCGATGAACCTGCTCACCAAGCTGTCCACGGTGTCCCGCAAACGCTGGCCCGGCGGCGCCCTGCCCGACACCGCCGCCCGCCCAGGCCTCCTCCCCGTCGTCCCGTGATCCCCCTGCGACCGGTCGCGGCTCAGCCGTGGATGCCGAGCACGTCCGGGCCGCTCGCAGTCCCGGTCGAGGCCGGACCGTCGGCGCGGACGAAGGTGAGACGCACGTCCATGGCCTGCTCGCCCTCGCGCGGCTCGGGGTGCTCGAGCGCGACGCGGCGGAGGCCGCCGGCGAGGTAGGCGGCGAGCTCCGACGGTGCCTGCGCCCACGGCGGGCCGTCCCAGGTCGCCGCTGCGTCGGCGGTGGTGGCCAAGAGCGTGACGACCACGACCACACCGTCGGGAGCCGCCAGCGAGGCGACGGCGTGCATGGCCGCGTCGCGGACCACACCGGGCAGGCTCTGCACCGTGCGCACCTCGACGACGAGGTCGAACGCGCCGACGAGGTCGGCCGGCAGGTCGAGCAGGTCGGCGGTGCGCACGTCGACCACGTCCGGCAGTCGCTCCCGCGCCCAGGCGACCGCGGTCGGCGCGACGTCGAAGGCCGTCACCTCGTGGCCGGCCTCGTGGACCGCCCGTGCGTCGCCACCGAGGCCACAACCGACGACCACGGCCCGCGGACCGGGCGGTGCCACGACCGGATCGGCGAGCCAGTCGGTCACGTAGGGGTGCGGGTCCTGCCCGCCCCAGGGCACGTCGTCGGCACGGCCGCGGACGGCCGCGTACAGCGGCTCGAACCAGCCGGTCGGGCGACCGGCGCCGAGGTGCTCCTCGACCAGGCCACGCACGTCAGGCGTGCGCCCACGTCGGCGACCGATCACGTGCGGCTCCGGTCGGGACGCGTCGACCCCCGCGCGGAGCGGGGGTCGATGTGCGGTGGGATGGCGGCGGCCGTCAGGGGGTGGCTGCCTGGATCTCGTAGGCCGCCACCTTCGGGTGGTCGACGCCGGACGGGCCGACCTCGGACGCACCGCCCGGCGCTCCGAGGCCCGTGACCGCGGGGTCGAAGTACTCGGCGTTGATGGCCGTGAAGGCCTTCCACTCGTCCGGGACGTCGTCGGCGTAGAAGATGGCCTCGACCGGGCAGGCGGGCTCGCAGGCGGCGCAGTCGATGCACTCCGACGGGTGGATGTACAGGAGGCGGTCGCCCTCGTAGATGCAGTCGACGGGGCACTCCTGCACGCAGGCGGTGTCCTTGACGTCCATGCACGGCTCGGCGATGACGTAGGTCATCTCGCGCTCCCTGGTCCAGGCGGGTCCGGGCCGGAACCCCCGGCCCTGCGGCCCACGATGCTACCCAGCGTGGCCGCGGTGGCCGAACCGGCGCCGGCAGCCGTGCGGGCACGCGAGAGGGACGGCCGCAGCCGTCCCTCGTCAGCGTCGCCCGACGCGGTCAGCGTCCCCCGAGGGCGCCCTCAGGCGTCCCAGGCGGCCACCTTCGGGTGGTCCTTCTCGGAGTTGCCGACCGTCGCCGCGCCACCGGGCGAGCCCAACCCCGTCACCGAGTCCTCGAAGTACTCGGCGTTGATCGGGGTGAACTCCTTCCACTCGTCCGGCACGTCGTCCTCGTAGAAGATCGCCTCGACGGGGCAGACCGGCTCGCAGGCGCCGCAGTCGATGCACTCCTCGGGGTGGATGTAGAGCATCCGGTCACCCTCGTAGATGCAGTCGACCGGGCACTCCTCGACGCAGGCCTTGTCCTTCACGTCGATGCAGGGCTCAGCGATCGTGTACGTCAACGGGGACCTCCTCGGGCCGGGCGTGACGACAGCCTAGACCGCCGGGAGGCGGGTGACGAAGCGGTCCCCCGATCAGCGGTCGTCACCCGCCGTTCACCTCGGAGGCCTACGGTCTCGTCTCGGACCGCGGTGTCCGCAGGACGGACGCCGCCGGGACCGGTGGAGGCGACGTGACCGAGCAACGGGTGGTACCCGGCACCGGCGAGGTGGGGCAGCTGCGCAGCATCTCGATCCTCGACTTCCACGGCGACGAGCCGGTCCGGTTCCTCAACCGTGAGCTGTCCTGGCTGCAGTTCAACGAGCGTGTCCTCGGCCTCGCCGAGGATCGCACCCTCCCGCTCCTCGAGCGCGCCAAGTTCCTGGCCATCTTCGCCGCCAACCTCGACGAGTTCTTCCAGGTCCGGGTCGCCGGCCTCAAGGAACAGCTCGCCGCCGAGGTGACCGGCAGCGGCGCCGACGGGATCGTGCCGGCAGATCAGCTGGCCGCCATCGGCGAGCTGGTGACCGGCCTGGCGGGGCGTCACGCGCGGGTCTTCGTCGAGGAGGTCGCGCCGGAGCTCGCCGATCGCGGCATCCGGCTGTCGCATCTCACCGAGCTGGACGCCGACGACCGCGCCTGGCTCGACGCCGCGTTCGACGAGCAGGTCTTCCCGGTGCTGACCCCACTCGCGGTCGACCCGGCGCATCCGTTCCCCTACATCTCCAACCTGTCGATGAACCTCGCCGTGGTCGTCCGCGACCCCGACGACGGCGGGACGCGCTTCGCACGGGTCAAGATCCCGCCGACGTTGCCGCGCTTCGTGGTCCTCCCCGACGGCGAGCGCTACGTGCCGCTCGAGCAGGTCATCGCCGCCAGCCTCGGGCGGCTCTTCCCGGGGCTGGAGGTCGTCGAGCACCACGTCTTCCGCGTGACCCGCAACGCCGACCTGATCGTCGAGGAGGACGAGGCCGACGACCTCCTCGCGGCCATCGAGTACGAGCTCACCCGCCGCCGCTTCGGCCGTGTGGTCCGCCTCGAGGTGGAACCCACGGTCAGCACCGAGGTGCTCGATCTGCTGGTCCGCGAGCTGCGCATCGGACCGCGCGACGTCTACCACCTCCCCGGGCCACTCGACCTCGCCGGCCTGTGGGCCCTCTACGACCTGGACCGGCCCGACCTGCGCTTCGAGCCGTTCCAGCCGACGACCCAGCCACGGCTGGCCACCTCCCCAGCGGAGGAACCGCCGGACCTGTTCGCGACGCTGCGGGAGGGCGACGTCCTCGTCCAGCACCCCTACGACGCGTTCTCGACCTCGGTGCTGACCTTCATCGAGCAGGCGGCCCGCGACCCCGACGTCCTCGCCATCAAGCAGACGCTGTACCGCACCTCCGGGCCGGGCAGCCCCATCGTGAAGGCACTGCTGACCGCGGCCGAGGAGGGCAAGCAGGTCGTGGCGCTCGTGGAGCTGCAGGCGCGCTTCGACGAGGAGGCCAACATCGAGTGGGCCCGCGTCCTCGAGGAGGCGGGTGTCCACGTCGCGTACGGGGTCGTCGGCTACAAGACCCACACCAAGATCGCGCTGGTGGTCCGCAGCGAGGGTGGCCGCGTCCGCCGGTACGCCCACATCGGCACGGGCAACTACAACGACGCGACGGCGCGGGTCTACGAGGACATCGGCCTGCTGACCGCCGACGACGAGATCGGTGCCGACCTCACCGAACTGTTCAACGTGCTGACGGGGTACTCGCGGCAGTCGGCCTACCGCCGGTTGCTGGTGGCGCCCACCACGCTGCTCCCCCGCGTCCTGGAGCTCATCGAGCGCGAGGCGGCGGCCGAGGACGGCCACATCGTCGCCAAGATGAACTCGCTCGTGGACCCGGAGGTCATCGGTGCCCTCTACGACGCGTCCGCGCGCGGGACACCCGTCGACCTCGTCGTCCGCGGCGTCTGCGCTCTGCGGCCCGGGGTCCCCGGCCTGTCGGAGACCATCCGCGTGCGCTCGATCGTCGGCCGCTACCTCGAGCACTCGCGCATCTTCCGGTTCGGCTCGGCGCGCCGCGGCTACGACCACCTGATCGGGTCGGCCGACTGGATGAACCGCAACCTGCGCCGCCGCGTGGAGGCGGTGGTACCCGTGACCGATCCCGCGCTGCAGGCGCAGCTCGAGGAGATCCTCCAGGTGAACCTGGCTGACGATGTCCTGGCCTGGGAGCTCGGCCCCGACGCGGTGTGGTCGAAGGTGCCCACCACCGACGGCACCGAGACCCACCACGCCCTGCAGGACCTGGCGCGCGCACGGGCGGTGGGTGGCCGGTGAGCCTGCTGCTGCTGCGTCACGTCCATGCCGGTGACCGGGCGGCCCACAGCGGCAACGACCGGCGACGCCCGGTGTCGACCACCGGGCTGAAGCAGGCACTGGGGCTCGTGGATGCCTACGCGGGGCGGCCGATCGTCACGATCGGCTCCTCGCCGCTGACCCGCTGCATCCAGAGCGTCGAGCCGCTGGCGGCGGCGCACGGCCTGGCCATCGACGAGCACGACGAGCTGGCCGAGGGCAGCCCGCTCGATGTGGTCGACCGGTTCCTGCGGCAGACGCGCAACCGGGCCGAGCGCCTCGGTGGCGATGCCGTGCTGTGCACCCACGGTGACGTGATCGCGTCCGTGGTGCTCCACCTGGCCGACCAGGGCGTGCCGCTGCGCGACGAGGACCTGCGGTGGCCGAAGGCCAGCACCTGGGTGATCGACGGCCCCCTCGACGATCCCGACGTCGCCTTCCTGGCGCCCCCGGTGTGACGGGGACCCGCCACCGGCAGGGTTAGGCTCGAGCGCTCCCCACGCCACGAGGGCACGTGCGCTGCTCCGTCCTGGACCTCGGCTCGAACTCCTTCCACGTGCTGGTGGCCGACGTGGACGACACCGGCCTCGTCCCGGTCGAGCGCGAGCGCGAGATGCTCCACCTCGGCCGGGTCGTCGCCCAGCACGGGCGGATCCCCGAGGACCAGGTCGCCCGGGCCGCGGCGACCGTGGCGCACCTGTCGGCGTTGGCCCGCCGGAGCGGCTCGCAGGACCACGTGGCGGTGGCCACCTCGGCGCTGCGAGACGCCGACGACGGGGCAACGGTGCTCGCCCGGCTGTCGGAGGCCGCGGGCACGCAGGTCCGCGTGCTGTCGGGTGCGCACGAGGCGCGCCTCGGCTACCTCGGTGTGCGGGCCAGCGTGGCCCTGCAGGACGAGCCGGTGCTGGTGCTCGACCTCGGCGGCGGATCGCTGGAGCTGACCGTCGGTACCGGGGCCGAGGTCGCCTGGTCGACGTCGCTGCCGCTCGGTGTGTCCCGGCTGTCCGCGCTGGTCGAACGGGACCCGCCGCACCGGCGCGAGGTGGCGGCGTTGACGGCGCGCGTCGCGTCGGAGCTCGACCCGCACCTGTGTGACGTGGCGGCCGCCGGGGCTCGCACCACGGTGGCCGTCGGCGGCACCGTCCGGGCCCTCGCCCGGGTCGTGGCGGCCGAGGAGGGCCGGTGGCTGCCGGCGACGCTCAACCAGCTCTCGATCGACACCGACGAGCTGGTCGGTGTCCGGGACGAGCTGCTCGGGCTCGACCTGACCGGCCGTCTCGCGGTGCCCGGGATGAAGGAGCGTCGCGCCGACCACCTCCACCTCGCGGCCGTCGTCCTCGCCGAGGTC
Protein-coding regions in this window:
- a CDS encoding PLP-dependent aminotransferase family protein, giving the protein MDEPIRESGPHLADLLQGDLDGEGPLYRQLADALRRAVDRGEVPLGTVLPPERSLARSLAVSRATVVAAYDRLKADGWLESRQGSGTWVRTPDEGDAGLDAVATGRIFLSAGGSEQRTGPGEHEDEPQDAVVDLSVAAVLGSRTVTATLCSLTHEDVAPLTAHHGYLPQGYRALRDAVAARFDTDGLPSRAEQIVVTTGAHQGISLVARQLLRPGDTVLVESPTFPGALDAFRRFGARPVPVPLDEDGMRVDLLEDLIERSDPRLLYVAPHFHNPTGTVLPADRRATIAALAAAHRLPVLEDLAMGDVVLDEDVVLPPPIASYDAAAPIYTLGSTAKLYWAGLRIGWVRSPMDAAARTLAVKTVADLGSPLISQVLALKLIEQRATVQAERRAELRPRRDHLASLLTEHLPEWAFRMPAGGLSLWCRLPRGNAEEFTEHASRHGVVVVPGPALSVDEGNRRALRLVFTCPERELDEGVRRLTHAWGSYSAASDHRPASRLLV
- a CDS encoding Coenzyme F420 hydrogenase/dehydrogenase, beta subunit C-terminal domain; translated protein: MGEVHWRELKREVVDSGLCTGCAACVMACPRDVLGYTEDFFPVQVGEGMAHDQCVIGDKGCDICTRACPRFRDWESDLDTELFGRQRTAEEPYGIARSILLIRTTDEAIAKVGQDGGLVSTLLVWGLETGRIDGALTSQIVTDRGPFDAAPTVVTDRQGVLATAGSRYTYSANPLAMADAEAAGLKNLALVGMSCQASINGSLPAYNVNKYKRKVALTIGLLCSKTFTYEGQQQVLADHGIDIAEVVKINIKGRYQVWTRDGSYHEIPLKPFHAYTRPGCKLCPDFAAQHADISTGGIGADDNWTLTLVRTGRGEEWIQGLLDEGLIEARPGQSDQVAMNLLTKLSTVSRKRWPGGALPDTAARPGLLPVVP
- a CDS encoding class I SAM-dependent methyltransferase; the protein is MIGRRRGRTPDVRGLVEEHLGAGRPTGWFEPLYAAVRGRADDVPWGGQDPHPYVTDWLADPVVAPPGPRAVVVGCGLGGDARAVHEAGHEVTAFDVAPTAVAWARERLPDVVDVRTADLLDLPADLVGAFDLVVEVRTVQSLPGVVRDAAMHAVASLAAPDGVVVVVTLLATTADAAATWDGPPWAQAPSELAAYLAGGLRRVALEHPEPREGEQAMDVRLTFVRADGPASTGTASGPDVLGIHG
- the fdxA gene encoding ferredoxin translates to MTYVIAEPCMDVKDTACVQECPVDCIYEGDRLLYIHPSECIDCAACEPACPVEAIFYADDVPDEWKAFTAINAEYFDPAVTGLGAPGGASEVGPSGVDHPKVAAYEIQAATP
- the fdxA gene encoding ferredoxin, whose protein sequence is MTYTIAEPCIDVKDKACVEECPVDCIYEGDRMLYIHPEECIDCGACEPVCPVEAIFYEDDVPDEWKEFTPINAEYFEDSVTGLGSPGGAATVGNSEKDHPKVAAWDA
- a CDS encoding RNA degradosome polyphosphate kinase, with the protein product MGQLRSISILDFHGDEPVRFLNRELSWLQFNERVLGLAEDRTLPLLERAKFLAIFAANLDEFFQVRVAGLKEQLAAEVTGSGADGIVPADQLAAIGELVTGLAGRHARVFVEEVAPELADRGIRLSHLTELDADDRAWLDAAFDEQVFPVLTPLAVDPAHPFPYISNLSMNLAVVVRDPDDGGTRFARVKIPPTLPRFVVLPDGERYVPLEQVIAASLGRLFPGLEVVEHHVFRVTRNADLIVEEDEADDLLAAIEYELTRRRFGRVVRLEVEPTVSTEVLDLLVRELRIGPRDVYHLPGPLDLAGLWALYDLDRPDLRFEPFQPTTQPRLATSPAEEPPDLFATLREGDVLVQHPYDAFSTSVLTFIEQAARDPDVLAIKQTLYRTSGPGSPIVKALLTAAEEGKQVVALVELQARFDEEANIEWARVLEEAGVHVAYGVVGYKTHTKIALVVRSEGGRVRRYAHIGTGNYNDATARVYEDIGLLTADDEIGADLTELFNVLTGYSRQSAYRRLLVAPTTLLPRVLELIEREAAAEDGHIVAKMNSLVDPEVIGALYDASARGTPVDLVVRGVCALRPGVPGLSETIRVRSIVGRYLEHSRIFRFGSARRGYDHLIGSADWMNRNLRRRVEAVVPVTDPALQAQLEEILQVNLADDVLAWELGPDAVWSKVPTTDGTETHHALQDLARARAVGGR
- a CDS encoding SixA phosphatase family protein; this encodes MSLLLLRHVHAGDRAAHSGNDRRRPVSTTGLKQALGLVDAYAGRPIVTIGSSPLTRCIQSVEPLAAAHGLAIDEHDELAEGSPLDVVDRFLRQTRNRAERLGGDAVLCTHGDVIASVVLHLADQGVPLRDEDLRWPKASTWVIDGPLDDPDVAFLAPPV
- a CDS encoding Ppx/GppA phosphatase family protein; the encoded protein is MRCSVLDLGSNSFHVLVADVDDTGLVPVEREREMLHLGRVVAQHGRIPEDQVARAAATVAHLSALARRSGSQDHVAVATSALRDADDGATVLARLSEAAGTQVRVLSGAHEARLGYLGVRASVALQDEPVLVLDLGGGSLELTVGTGAEVAWSTSLPLGVSRLSALVERDPPHRREVAALTARVASELDPHLCDVAAAGARTTVAVGGTVRALARVVAAEEGRWLPATLNQLSIDTDELVGVRDELLGLDLTGRLAVPGMKERRADHLHLAAVVLAEVLDRVGVGSVTVSDWGLREGILLDAHGVTVPPGADELRRREVARLRRAFGPDHASSDQVATLAMAVFDGLRPVHGLGPSDRELVAHAARLHDIGESLALRRHHVHGAYLIANAELRGFAPHETAMLATLVRSAPSRGIDASYPPFEALSEVDQDRTRRLLPVLQLATRFARTRDGAVRDARVAVEEDHVTVAPVGHDVPAAPVDLERVARLFRSTYGLPLRVAPVVVGGA